Proteins from a genomic interval of Rosa chinensis cultivar Old Blush chromosome 2, RchiOBHm-V2, whole genome shotgun sequence:
- the LOC112188627 gene encoding LOW QUALITY PROTEIN: uncharacterized protein At5g39865 (The sequence of the model RefSeq protein was modified relative to this genomic sequence to represent the inferred CDS: inserted 1 base in 1 codon), with protein MGCSSSTLRTKNHPEQPHHRPQSQCSCSSSSSSSASINSSPFPLRRALSLVHHPPLKKGDTNHLVSLTSTTYGSLRIIDHPLPSSPLSYTNLHSQDQPQTSPXSFSPDSVINTWELMDGLNDESHSPSFAQKPQSSVKFIGAQKKPLWQHLSEESLLAKMDPNVVSTYRRALSSSKLRTTLPFKSRPLNCSTSSSPAPVNSNSNACFLLPGSEDKIVVYSTSLRGIRKTYEDCCAVRMIFRGLRVAVDERDISMDSQYKKELQNAVRGKAPVRLPQVFVRGNYIGGAEEVKQLNELGELALLLKGFPSASAFGCDGCGDVRFVPCTTCNGSQKLFDENKGELRRCPHCNENGLIRCSACCL; from the exons atgggCTGCTCTTCTTCAACCCTTCGCACCAAAAACCACCCAGAACAACCACACCACCGCCCACAATCACAAtgctcttgttcttcttcttcttcttcttcagcttccatAAACTCCTCACCATTCCCACTCCGAAGAGCCCTCTCTCTTGTTCATCACCCACCTCTCAAAAAGGGCGACACCAACCACCTTGTCTCTCTCACCTCCACCACTTATGGTTCTCTCCGTATCATCGACCACCCTCTTCCTTCATCCCCATTATCATACACCAATCTCCACAGTCAGGACCAACCCCAGACAAGTC CATCTTTTTCTCCCGACTCCGTCATCAACACCTGGGAACTTATGGACGGTCTTAACGATGAATCCCATTCTCCTTCTTTTGCACAAAAACCACAATCTTCAGTGAAATTCATAGGAGCGCAAAAGAAGCCGCTATGGCAGCATTTATCAGAGGAATCATTGCTGGCAAAGATGGACCCCAATGTGGTTTCCACTTATAGGAGAGCTCTATCTTCTAGCAAATTGCGCACAACGCTGCCTTTTAAGAGCCGCCCTTTGAATTGTTCTACTTCTTCTTCACCAGCACCGgtaaattccaattccaatgcTTGTTTTCTTCTCCCGGGGAGTGAAGACAAAATCGTCGTCTACTCCACCAGTTTGAGAGGAATCCGAAAGACTTACGAGGATTGCTGCGCTGTTCGGATGATCTTCAGGGGTTTGCGCGTGGCTGTGGATGAGAGGGACATTTCAATGGACTCCCAGTACAAGAAAGAGTTGCAGAATGCAGTTAGAGGTAAAGCACCAGTGAGGCTGCCGCAAGTGTTTGTTAGAGGGAATTATATTGGAGGAGCCGAGGAGGTTAAGCAACTCAATGAGCTTGGAGAATTGGCATTGCTTTTGAAGGGTTTTCCTAGTGCTTCTGCGTTTGGTTGTGATGGATGTGGAGATGTGAGATTTGTGCCGTGTACTACCTGTAATGGCAGCCAAAAGTTGTTTGATGAAAACAAAGGGGAATTGAGGAGGTGCCCGCATTGCAACGAGAACGGATTGATTAGGTGCTCTGCTTGCTGTTTGTGA